The stretch of DNA GAGGAGGGAGATCATCGATGCTGTGAGAAGGCTCGTCATGGACGTGCAGGCAGGCAGGTTGTCGGTGGAGGACATAAACGAGGAGGTCTTCCAAAGGTACCTCTACACGGGTGACCTGCCTTACCCTGACCCAGACTTAGTGGTCAGGACGAGTGGGGAGGAGAGGATAAGCAACTTCCTGCTTTGGCAGATAGCTTACTCGGAGCTGGTTTTCCTAGATGTCCTGTGGCCGGAATTCAGGAAGATCGACCTTCTTCGCGCCATAAGGGTGTACCAGTCGAGGCAACGCAGGTTTGGTAGGTAACAATCTTGCTTCTTAGTTTTCCCTGGATTCTTCCCATGTTCGGCCTATGCTTTCCCTTGTCCCGAGGGCTTGGAGAGGTGGGTTGTGGGAAAGTGTTCCAGCGTTTCATGCATTAAAGCTGTTCCTCGACGAAGCCGAGGTCAAGGAGCTCGCTGAAAAGCCAGCGAGGCACTACCGCCTAGGCGCCCAGCAACACTAGGCCCCGGCTCGCGGTTGGCCGCCGCTGCCCGCAATGGGCGCCGCGGCCGCCGGGTGCTCCTCCCGGAAGCCCCCCTAGAGGGGCAGGCCCGCAACGGGCGATGCGGCGCCTCCGTGGGGCGACCCCGAGGCCGACCAGAGATGACGACGACTTTAAGGGGGCCAGTGGGGGCAGAAAAGGAGGAGCTTTGGTAGGTGATCACGGGTACGTATACGTTAGTTTTTTTAAACGCTAAGTGGGGCTAGAAAGTGGTGGATGTGTCGTACAACATATACCAGTTCAACAGCTTTGATGATTTACTAAAATACGTCGAAGCCCAGATAGCGAGCATACAGGACATGCTTCAGCAACTTGAGCAAAGGTACGAAGTGGTGCGCGTCAGGGCGGAGCGCATGAAAGCCCTCGAGAGAGTGCTGGAGGACCTCCTGGGAGAGAAGCTGTCCTCGCTCAACGAGATCGACTACATGGGATTAAAGGTTGTCGTCAACGCGAGGGCCGTTGACGAGCTAAACGTGCTCGAGGAGACTATAGAGTCGCAGAGGGAGTCGCTGGAAGCTCTCGCGCGCATTAGGGACGTGCTTCACAAGCTTGGGAGCTCCCTGTCATCTGGTGAAGAGCTGACCGGGATCTCCATACTAGTTCAGACACTCAACGGAATACCTGTCAGGATACTTTTGAAGGAGACTGAGTAGCGATGAGAAGGCTCCTGCTTATACCCACACTGCTACTGTTTTTTCTCGCTCTTCGTCCCGCAACCTCAGCCCCCGTGTACAATTACGAGGTAAGAACGTTCAGGTCGGTGATAGAGTCCTTTCTGCCGGTGGGAGAGAGCGTCTACGTCGCGTTCTCAAACGGCACAGTGGCGCTGATCGACTACAGCACGGGGCGGGTCACCTCAGGGGTGATCAAGCCTACAGGGCTGGATAGCGTTGGGATGTTCTACAGCGGCTCCTCTCTGGTGGTCGTGGACTCATCGGGCCTCATAGCCATTTTGGACCCCTCCACGCTGAACGTACTTTCCTCTATGAGCGCCATTTCGAGAAGCGACGAGTCATATGTCCTCCGAGCGGCCTTAAGCGGGGACGGCCGATTTCTAGCACTAGACGTAATGTACACCTACAAGGGCGCTAGGCTAGAAAGGCTTGTGCTCGTAGACCTCATCAAAAGGTCGAGGGTATTCGAAAGAGACGTCAACTCCAACGACGTCCTGTGCAAGGTTTTCTCCTTAGACTTCTACGGGAACTACCTGGTGACCGAGACTATCGATACTCTCTGCGAGCTATGCCAGCTCACAGACAACAAAGTCGAAGTCTACAGTGTTTCGCCTAACGGGGTTGTGAAAGTGGCTTCGCTTCAGACGGGTTTGACTATCAAGGCCGTGGGCGAGGGCTACGTGCTGGCGCAACAGGTGAAGTCTGAAAACGGCCAGCACAGAACCCTCGTCCTGACACTGCCTGACCTGAGGGTGGTTTCAGAGAAGATGGCGCAGCAAGCAGTGCAGATAACCCCTATCGGGAGCAGGTTCGTGGTCGTATTCCAGGACGGCTCTGTGAACTACTGTGATGTATCTCTGAGCTGCTCTCAGGTGTTGAAGGTCCCGACTCAACGCAGTATAGGGGTTTTCACGCGGGACACTATAGCTGTTTTCACGGTGAGCAGTGTTTTCGTCTACGCTACTGACTACAAAAACCCGCCTACGCTTATCGCCAGCTACCGCATTGCGTGGCCCAGCGTCTCCTGGGACCCTGTCGATGGAAAGGCATCGGGTAGCATTTTTGCGGCTAAGTACGGGAACAGCTTCCTTGTGGTCGTCTACCCGCTTCGCAACTCCACGATCCACCTCAGGGTCCTGGATCAGGACGGGAACCCTCTCGACGGCGCAAGCGTGACCTTGGTTGGTAGCTCGGGTACCTATAGCGCGGTCACAAACTCCTCAGGGTGGGCAAGCCTTAAAGTTCCCCCGGGTAACTACTCTGTGGAGATACTTCGAAAAGGGTTCTCGGAGAATAATTTCCCGCTCTCGGTTAACCAGCCGACAATGTTCCTGGAGACGAGAATGGTGAAGGAACCACCGAAAAGGTATACTTTGACTGTAAACGTCGTAGGCGACAACGGGAAACCGTTACCCGGAGCAAGGGTCACGATTGAAGGCCCAGAGTCCTACGAGTTACTAACACCGGCCTCAGGAACCCTTTCCGTGGAGCTGCTGAGGGGGAACTATACCGTGAAGGCCGAAGCCCCTCTCTATACTCCTCAGACTATCCGCTTAGAGCTCAAAGAGCAGGGTGGAAACCTGACGTTAGTATTGAAGAAGAAATTCTTCAACCTGACAGTCATCTCGGAGGCAAACTTATCCGTTACGCTGAAACTCGTAGGAGTTGGCGCCGCAGATAACGCCATCGAAGTTAGGACGAAGGGAGAGCCTGTAACCCGCGTAAAGCTTGCGGCCGGAAGCTACATTGTATCACTAATCGACTCACCTAAGGGCTACAGTTGCCGCTTGAACACTACCACCATCGAGTGGCGCGATACCACCGATCAGGCCCTGCTGGTAAACTGTTCTCCCGTGAAAGCTGAAAACAGGGCAAGCCTGGCGGAGATCATCGAGAGTATCAGGAGCGAGGTGCAACTAAGCCGCAACGTATCAAAAACCATATCCCTTGGCACCATTACGCAGTACAACGGCCAGCAGCTCGACCTCGCGTCACTATCCCGGGAGAAAACGCTCGTCGTCGAGCTCTTCTACACGCAGTGCACGGGGTGCAAGTACATGATACCGCTCCTCAGAAGCCTGTCGCAGAGAAACGACACTGTCGTGATCTCCCTTACGGTCTCGCCCTCTGATACACCCGAAATCCTGAAGAGGTACATGCTCGACAACAATATCACATGGTACATCGGCAGGGACGACGTGCAGCTCGCGAGCCAGGTCAACGCTACGTCTTTTCCAACAGTTCTGGTAGTCAAGGAGGGAAGTATCGTCTTTATGGGTGTAGGTTCGAAGCGCGAGCTCGAAGAGTTAGCGCGTGCACCAAGTTCGATTAGCCTTGAGAGTTTGGTAGCCCCAGAAACCTTAATAATACTCGGCTGTGCCCTCATCCTGGCCACTCTTGCAGTAGGTGGTGGAGGTGCCAAGGAGAAAGGACAAGCTGAAGAGAGTGATATCTGGCCTTATAGTAGCCATATTCATTCTCTCCATACTGGCCTACGTGGCGATTACGCTTAAACCGTAACTAAGAATGCTACCTTCTTAGTTTTCCCTCATTTCTTGCCCTGCTCGACCCACAGCCTCCTCACTCCCAACCAGTGAAGGAAGAGGTTACGGGAGAGTATCTGGACAAGCGTTTGGGACTCGAGCTTGCTATATAATCGCAGCAGGTGTGTGGGTAAGGTAAGCTGGAGAGGGGAAAGGCTTTACTGTTTTCAGCCTAAGAGCTTGAGGCGGAGCAGCTCCGCTTCTCTCTGATCCCTCCCCTTCTCAGCCGCTCCTTCTCGGCAAACCTACTCGAGCACAGCGCTAGTAGGGAGTGTGCCTGCGGCGTCACATGCTGAAGTACGCTGGGGCGACCACTCCCAGGGGAACCCGTAACACCTCGAAGAGGGTCTCAGAAAGGTGAGGGAGTGGCTTAGCCAGGCGCGGCCAGCCGTCAGACGGGGCATCTTGAGGGTAGGCTCAGCGCTGCAGTGATGACGGTTGCTACAACAGGGACAGTTAAGTTATCTTCCGGCGAGATGAACTCGGTTACTGTTACAATGACTGAAGTCACAACTGCTTGCATAACGCTGCCTCCGCATAAAAGCAGGAGTGAAAGATACACGAGAAGGGCTATGACCTCTCCTCCAAGAGTTTTACCTTTTCTCCAGAGAAGGAGGCTTGAGATCGAGGCCACCGCGTCAACGGCTGCCAAGGCAACAACACCGTAGAAGGTGTGACAAGGGTCTATTAGGAGACTCACAACAGCACCTATCATACCGTACAGCAGACCGACGTAGCCCTCTCTCTTCTCGTAATCTCTCTCAAGCAGGGATAGTTGCTTCTCGATGAAGCTGTGGAACTCGTCTATCGCCTCCTCGAGCACCGTGAAGGGCGTTCGAACTCTTTCACCAAAGCTGTCGATGAACCTGTGGAGTTCCCTGGAAAAATCTTCCAGCTCGGTCTTGAGCTTGAACCTTTTCACGACGATGCTGTTGAGGAGGGCCGCTGCCAGCAACCCTAGGGAATAATAGATGTAAACATTTAGGAAGCTCGGTAGCGGGAAGAAGAACGGGTAAAGAAGCAGGAAGCTCAAAGCCAGGTGCACGAGCTTACGGTAGAGCTCACGCTCCACAAAGGACAAACTAAACCGCCTCGAGAGTATAAGATATAGCTTTGAAACCCGAGCTGACCAACTTTTTCACGAGCTGTGAATCCAAGTTTAGAGCACCTTCTTTGAAGAGCACGTACTCTGCGCTTATCTTCATCGAATCCGCCTCACCGGAGGTTATCTCCCAGAACACGTGGGCTTTCTTATCAACAGAGAAGATTTTCATAATGAGGCATAGCCTATGACTCCCCGCAGCGTCGTTGCACGAGAAAAGGTACTCGCTAAATGGGGTGAGTGCCTCGTTCCTCCTGGAGCCGTAGAACTCTATGACCCTGTCTTTAGGAACCTCGAGGATCTTCGACCCACCTGATGAGAACACGTCCTTAAAGACCCTTGTGACGATAATGTCCAGGAAGTCTTCAAGGGTAAGGTTGTCTTTGAGTGTGTAAAAGGGAATCTTCACCTCCCTCCTCTCAACAAGAGCCCCTGTTGACGCGTCCCTGAAAGACAGAAGAGCCCTGTAGGGCACGCCGCTAACCCTCGCGAACTTCAAATCGGCTTTGTGCGCACACTTTCTGCAAAGAGCCCACTTCTCAGGAATGTGGACTACTCGGCCGCACCCGCTGCACTTCTTCCAGACACCGTTGATGAATCTCCACTCGACTCTTACATCTCCGTTGCCCGAGACGTCTATGTACGCGTAGTTGCCTATCGGTTCACCGGTCTTAAGGAGCCTGTCAAGCCTAGCCACGTTGACGTAGACGGTGCCGTTGTGCTCCACCTCTAGGCCTCCGAAGCTATGGCTGTGACCGAAGATGTGGACGCGGGGTCGGTAGTGGTCGATGAGGTAATTTATCTCCACCACACCGGCATGGGGAGAGTGGTGGTAACTGTCAATAACCTTCCCGCGGTCCAAAATGCTGAAAGGAGGGTAATGCGTCACGAGCACAACAACCCTCGTCTGCCTCTCGAGTTTGAACGGCTCCACCCTTCTCCCGTGCCCCACCAATGCTATATCGCCGAAGTAAACAGGGCCTGTGGCGTCAAGGTCGAACACCTGTTGCGCGCCGCACTCCCGCTCAACGTCCCAGTTACCCTTAACGTAGTATACAGGTTTCTGTAAGCTCTTGGATACCTTGCTGAGTATTCTGCACATGCTTCCAGGCCTTTGAGGGTTCCCGATGTCTCCAGCGGCGACGATCACGTCGTAGGAAACATTATCTCTCCTCGCCCATTCTATGAACTGGTCCACAATGTCCTCCTTGCCGTGGACATCTGAGACTGCGAGCATCCTGAGCTTAGCCATATCTTGAACACCAGGTCGCCATGCATGGACGCGAAGAATAAGCCCTCCAGCTTATAAAAATGCTCACCGCGAGGCCGGGCGCGCTCGCTCGCACCCTTCCTGGGAAAAGTTAATAAACCCATCATGCAAACACAGGTTGAGCCCCGGTCGTCTAGCCCGGTCAGCCTGCACGAGGGCCGAGAGGATACGGCGTGAACGGCCGGCCTCAAATTGGCCTCTCGAGCCAAAGATCCCGGGTTCAAATCCCGGCCGGGGCACTCCACTCCGCACTTGATTGCTACCTGTTACGCGAAGTCGCCGTAGTCGATCATGTAGACAACCGACGGAAAGCCTCGTCTCGCACCTCAAAGAAGGCGAAAAGCTGATAAGAGCCCCCGGGAATGATAGTGAATAGCCCCGGTAGCTCAGACTGGTGGAGCGTCGGCCTCGTAAGGTTAAGGTGTTCCGGGGGAGCCGAAGGTCCCGGGTTCGAATCCCGGCCGGGGCTTTTCTGCGCGCATTACTACGAAAACGTTTTTTGAGACCTAGCCTAATAAAGCGCGTGAAGTCGTCGTTCATCTTCGTCCTGCACTTCCACCAGCCTGTGGGGCAGAAGCACAGCATTATGCACAGAGTTCAGAGCAACAGCTATGAGATGCTCCTAGAGGTCCTCGAAACTTTTCGGGATCTGCCGCTGACTCTGCACTTTAGCGGCCCGCTTCTAATGCATTGGCGGAAACTCTACCCAGACTTTCTCGAGAGGTTGAGGAAAGCGCTGGAGTCAAGCAGATTTGAAGTTCTCGGAGGGACATACTCCGAAAGCATACTCGCTTTACTCCCCTGGGAGGACAGAGTAGAGCAGCTGAAGCGGGGAAAAGCGCTCGTGATAGAGACTCTGGGGGTAGAGCCCCAGGGCGCATGGCTCGCTGAGCGGGTTTGGGATCCCACTCTTCCACCAGCAATTAGGGAAGCCGGCTACCAATACGTCATCCTCGACGATGAAGTCGGCTACAGGTCTGGCTTGTGGAAGGACGATACGCATGTAGCGCTTTTAACGGAGTACGCGGGTCAAAAGGTCGGCGTGTTCTTCATAGACACGAAGATCAGGTACATCCTGCCTTGGCGTCCCCACGCGGAAGTCCTCGACTACATAAGAAGTTTTCAGGATAGCGGTGGGTCAAGGTACGTGCTCTGGGGGAGTGACGCGGAGAAGTTCGGGGAGTGGTGGCCCCGCGATCAGGCGGAACCCTGGCTAAGATTATTCCTCACATACCTGATGCAAGACAACTCCATACAGACACTCACCCCCTCCATGTACCTGAAGAGGCACGGGTACTCCGGGCTGGCCTACTTGGGGCCTTGGAGCTACGACAAGATGATGGAGTGGAGCGGAGGGTACTTTCCCAACTTCCTCAGAAAGTACCGAGAGTCCAACAACATGCACAAGAAAATGCTGTATGTTAAGGAAAAGCTGTCAAAGCTCAAAGCACCCCAGGAGGCGTGGGAGAGCTACTACTTGGCCCAGTGCAACGACGCATACTGGCACGGGCTCTTCGGCGGCACCTACATCCCGTCTCTCAGACAGGCTGTGTTCGAGCACTTGATCAGGGCCGAGCGTATAGCTGAGGAGAGGGGAGCATACTTCGTTGGCTCGTGGTACCGCGTAAAGGAGCTGGACTTAGATTACGACGGCAAAGACGAGCTCATATTGGAAACACCGCACTCTAACCTGTACCTGAAGCCGGACGACGGCGGAACGCTCTTCGAGCTAGACATCAAGGCGGACGGAAAGGAGCACAACCTGATAAACACCATGACTCGCTACGCGGAGCCCTATCTCCAAGGCGTTCAGGGCGCGAACCCCGACTGGTATCGCCGCGTCTCGTTCAGAGAGCACATCTGGAGGCGGGATACTAAGCTGTCGGACTGGATTAGCAACACTCCATTCGTCGACGTGAGCGACCTCGCACTGAGAAGGTACATAGTAGAGTACGTTGGGGAGGGGAAGGTCGTCCTCTCCGCAGTGGGTCGGGACTGGAGCGTGAAAAGCCAGCCTGCACGGATACACGTTACGAAGGTGTACGAAGCGGATAACGAGGGCCGCGCTCTAAGGGTTTCCTACTATTGGAGAAACCTGGAGAAAAGGTTCATCGATCCGAGAATATCGATAGAACTGTCGATAATGCCACGGCTTTCCTACGCTGAGGACAAGGTGCCTGTGTACACTGTGGACGATGTTTCGAGGAGAAGTATGGGCGAGAGGTTCGAGAGCCCCTGGTCCAGGACTATAAGGGTGCAATCGGACGGTGCGCCCGAGATAGTCATCGAGAGCTCCAAGCACGCTGAAGTGTGGATAGCACCCATTGAGAGCACGTCCAGGACTGAGAGAGGCCTGAAAAGCGAGATACAAGGTCTAGGCATAGTGTTCAACCACGCTGTGGCATTAAACCCTGGCGAGTCCTTTGAGACGCAGGTGGTTCTGCGTTGGCTCTAAACGTCTGGATGCTCACATTTGAGGCCACGCCCTTCGTCAAGGTTGGAGGGCTAGCTGAGGTTCCTACAAACCTCTGCGCATCCCTGGCGGGGAAAGGAGTTAGCCCCGTCATAGTTCTGCCTGCCCACTCGCCCAGCATCGACCCAGCGTCAGAGACCGCAGAGCTGAACGCCCACGGGAAAATCTATGTGTTTGAGAAGACAGCACATGGTAACGTTTCTTTCATTAAGGTTCACGGCGGCTTTTTGGACGACCCGCGCGTCTACGCGGACGACATACTAGAGGGCAAAATTATAGACTTCACCACTGCCTTCTCGCTCCTCCTTGCGGAGAAGGAAAGGCTGGGGTTAGCGGAGCCCGACATCATACACTTCCACGACTGGCACTCCGTACTCCCGCTCCTTAAGGCGAAGGAGCAACGCGGGACCCGAGCGAAGCCTGCGCTTATCTATCATGTTCACCTATTAGTGAGGAAAAAGCTGGATAAAGCTCTCTTTGAAAAGGTGGGCCTCCGCCTGGACTGGCCTCACACAGTCTACCTGAATGGTAGGTACACGGAGCTCCCTCTACGTGAGGTTTACGAGAGGACAAATGGAGTCGCTGAAAGGATAGGATTAGCGGAGGCAGATAAGCTGGTGACCGTGAGTAAATCGTTCCTTGAGGAAGACCTCCGGTCAGCTCTCGGGGAGGACGTCCTAGGCCGAGGAACGTTCGTTTACAATGGTACGGACTGGAGCTACGAGTCACTATACCGTGAGGTTCTATCCCTGCATGGGGAGAAGCTCCGCGAGCTCTACGGGTCGAGCCCCAGCAGGCTTGAGCTACGCAGATACCTGCTTCTCCATGCTTTGGGCAACTTGCCGACAGGCGAACCAAAGCTCCAGGACGACAGGCTGAGAAACTATATCGCTGAGAGGGTAGCCCCACCTTTAAGAGACGACCTCGGGGTCGAGGCGTTCCGCTTCGACGGGCCTCTGCTGATAACCACCGGCAGGCTCTCGCGCCAGAAGGGCTTCGACGTGCTTGCCGAGGCCGTAGAGCTCCTACTGCAGGACTTGGGCGAGGCTAGGGTAATCTTCCTGGTGCTACCTGTCTGGGGCGGTGAAAGCTACGTAGACCTCTTGGTTAGCCTCTCCCGGGAGTATCCTGGAAACGTCAGAGTGATCTTCGGCGTCGCCCCCTCGATTTACAAGCTTGCCCATCTATCAGCAGACGTCTTCGCAGCCCCGTCGAGATGGGAACCCTTCGGCATCATGGCTGTGGAGGCGATGGCTGCTGGCTGTCCGGTTGTCGCCTCAAGAGTTGGAGGTTTGAAGGAGACTGTCACCGATATACGAAAGTTCGGGATCAAAGGCACAGGGTTGCACGTCGAGCCCGGGGATCCTTACGAGTTAGCAGATTCTCTGCGAGACATGCTGGCGTTCATGGAGGCATCCAATCAAGGCCAGCTCGAAAAGTACCTCGGAAAGATCGGTGACAGAAGGCTCGCAGACCTGCTTGAAAACTACATAGATGCTGGTGAAATAATTCGGAAGAACGCAATAGACAGGGTTGAATCCTACTTCACCTGGGAGAAATCCGCAGAAAAACTCCTGGCAGTTTACAAGGAGGTGCTCCGCTAGATAGAGCGGAGGATCTCCTCGAGAGCTTTCCGCACGTTCTCAAGCTTTCTCTCAAGCTCTTCAACTCTCTTCCTCAGCTCTTCAACCTGGCTTTGAGACGCTGTTCCTAGGATCGGGATGTCGAGCTTGCCTCCGCTTTGTAAGAGCTTCTCGTATGTTTCCTTCACCAGCTTACCGGCCTCCGTTTTAGCCGCGAGGTGGTTTCTTATAGTCGCCTCGGTTCTCCCAAGCTCCTCCGCGATTTTAACTATGGAGTAGCCTGCGCGCTCCCGGGCAAGAGCTCCTGCGGCGACCACGAGGCTGTCAAGCCAGGTGAGTTTGTCCTCAGCGTTCCTGATGGCATCGATGACTTCAGGTCTAAGCAGCGTGCCGAGGATAAGGGATAGCTCGAGCCTCCTCACGTCCTCTTTTCCAACAGGCTTGAGGGGTATTTCACTCATAAGAACCTCCCACCTCCACCTTGTAGGTAGCGCCCCTCAATTTAACTATTTTGTCACTGTACACGATGATCCCTTTATCCGTTATCTCGAAGGGCCTCCGCCTCATATCGTGCTTTGTTCCGCGCATCTTCCATATGATAAGAGATCGAACTAGTTCCCCGTCGATTTCGTCGAGGTCAAGCCTGACGATGCCGTCTACGGCGTGCTCTACGCCCGGTCCCCCGAACCCTCTTTCAGTCACGCTCACTTGCGACACGAACAGGGATGTTGCCCCTAAGCCTGAGAGGACCCTCTTAAGCTGCATAAGAACGGAGCGCGCCGTCGCAGGTCTCGTGAGGTACAGCGTGGAAACCGAATCAACCACAACTCTCTCGGCTTTAACGTCGCGTATCGCCTGCCTCACCACGTCTATCAGCTCACCAACGTCATCCACGCTCTTAACGACGTAGCGCTCCCTTTTCGCCGCCTCGCCGATCCCTCCAGTGAAAGCGTCGACAATCGCGAACTTGCCCTCGTCTTCGAATCTTCGCACGTCCCAGCCGAACGAGGCCATGTTTCTCCGTATCTGAACGGGGTGCTCTTCTAACGCTACTAGCACGCCTGCCTCCCCGTTTGACAACCCGTAGAACAGGTACTGCTGGGAGAATATCGTTTTACCTGTTCCAGGTCCCCCCGAGAGTAGAACTATGTTTCGCTTCGGTATGCCGCCGTAGAGGAGCTCGTCGAAGCCAGGAATACCAGTTTTTATTTTTTCAATAACACTCATTTACAATCACCCAAGTATTCTTTTCCTGCCCAAAATATTAAACCTTTTTTACCGGATTCAATCGATAAGTGGCGGAATGAGATTGTAAAGAGTTGCAAGCGCAACCCGCACGTTTTCAGCGCGGTACATCGCCTCGTAGTAGGCCTCGTAGAGAGCCCTCTCGATGAACCAAGGAACCACTAGCCTAAAGATGTCCGTCAGCGACGACCCAGGCAGAAGTCTTTTGTCCACACTTCTCCGGTAGGCCTCCACGACCCTCTCACTCACCTCACGCGACCACTCGCGCACGAGCCGGACGCGAGGATCGCTACCCCTAATGATTAAATTGAATGTTTCCGCACTATCAAGCCGCAAGCTACTCGATAGGGCGAAGAAGGCTATGTAAGAGATTCCTCTCAGCATCGAAGCTATATCGCGCACAGCTGGCTCGAGGTCCTGTTGAAACTCCGGGGGCCTGCCAGGCTCCCCCTCAAAGTCCACGATGAAGAACCTATCCTTCTGCATCAGCATCTGGGAGAAGTGTAGGTCTCCGTGCGTTCTAATGATCTTGTGTCCCAGCATTCCTCGAAAACCCTCTTCAGCGAGGCGCTCGAAATCTCCTGAGAGCCCGTTATCCCACCCGAGCTCGCGGAGCCTCTGTCGGTAAGTGTTTACTCGCCGTGCCCATTTCTCAATATCGCGCGGCCCCGCTTCACGAGGGCAACACCACTCTCCCCGACACTCGAGCATTCTGTTGTGGAAAAAGGAGACGGTTGTAGCTACGCCCTCCAGCAAGTCCGCCGGGATCTCGTAGCCCCCGCCAAGCGTGCTGATAAGGGAATTGTAGAGTACTGAGCCGGGGTCGATGCCCCCCTCGATGTACCGGGTCATAACGCCAAGCGGCTGGTCGCCGACAAAGTAGGAGAGGATGAGCTGGGGTGCAATACCCGTATCGCTCAAGTACTCCAGGAACGCCGGCTCGGGGTTGAAGCGCGAAGCCAACCTGTACCCCTTGAGAACGAATCTCTCGCCGCTCTCGGAAGACACAAGCGCGTGCGGGTTTGTAGCGTCCTCTGCTATCGAGCCGCGCACCCTTAAGGCTTGGCCTAGCACGCGTCCTTTGACTTTGATGGAATCGCAGTTGATTATTTTCTCTAGGAAATCCGCGCAGTACTCTGCTTCACAGTATCGCTCCCCGTTGTAGATAGCGCTATTCCTTGGAGAGCACGCGCACTTTTCGAGCGGTAGTACGTAGTTCACGCCACCTATGCTAAACTCTAGGATATGCACACCGTTGCACGCCGCCACATGGCGAGGATTAACGCGCACTGGCCCCTTTGCTCGTAACCATCTCTTATTCTCAAGGAGGAGCAAGCTCACTTCAGCCTCTCCCTAAGCTTCCTTATAGCCTCCTCGCTGCTTTCTCCACTTATAACCTCTACGTGCTCCGGCTTCCTTGAGAGGTCGGTAGGCACCCTTACGCCGACAATCAGGTGCTTCTCGCCTGTGTCCAGGGTTTTCCCGTAAGTGCTCAGCACTTCCTCACGCACTTTCGCGGGGTCAGCATCACGGGGGTAGACTGTGTAAACCACGAACCTCTGCGAGCCCTTCTCCAATAGCATCGGAACCCTCTTCTTCAAACCGCTGAGGCTCGTTACTTCAGCGTCAATATGCACCTTGTATCCCTGTGAAGCCGCGGCGTCTGCGATCTTCCTGCTGAGGATCTGCCCGTAGATCTCCGCTAAGACAGTCCTCTCGACGGAGTACCTGTACACCTCCCTGTAAACGGCATCCTTGTGGTCGAAAACGGCGCCGCAGGAAAGGCACTCAAGGGAGGCTACAGGAACGTTGAATGTGAGGCCGCAGCTCCTGCACCTGTAGGTTACGCCGATTACGATCCAATCTCTC from Infirmifilum sp. NZ encodes:
- a CDS encoding carboxypeptidase regulatory-like domain-containing protein, whose amino-acid sequence is MRRLLLIPTLLLFFLALRPATSAPVYNYEVRTFRSVIESFLPVGESVYVAFSNGTVALIDYSTGRVTSGVIKPTGLDSVGMFYSGSSLVVVDSSGLIAILDPSTLNVLSSMSAISRSDESYVLRAALSGDGRFLALDVMYTYKGARLERLVLVDLIKRSRVFERDVNSNDVLCKVFSLDFYGNYLVTETIDTLCELCQLTDNKVEVYSVSPNGVVKVASLQTGLTIKAVGEGYVLAQQVKSENGQHRTLVLTLPDLRVVSEKMAQQAVQITPIGSRFVVVFQDGSVNYCDVSLSCSQVLKVPTQRSIGVFTRDTIAVFTVSSVFVYATDYKNPPTLIASYRIAWPSVSWDPVDGKASGSIFAAKYGNSFLVVVYPLRNSTIHLRVLDQDGNPLDGASVTLVGSSGTYSAVTNSSGWASLKVPPGNYSVEILRKGFSENNFPLSVNQPTMFLETRMVKEPPKRYTLTVNVVGDNGKPLPGARVTIEGPESYELLTPASGTLSVELLRGNYTVKAEAPLYTPQTIRLELKEQGGNLTLVLKKKFFNLTVISEANLSVTLKLVGVGAADNAIEVRTKGEPVTRVKLAAGSYIVSLIDSPKGYSCRLNTTTIEWRDTTDQALLVNCSPVKAENRASLAEIIESIRSEVQLSRNVSKTISLGTITQYNGQQLDLASLSREKTLVVELFYTQCTGCKYMIPLLRSLSQRNDTVVISLTVSPSDTPEILKRYMLDNNITWYIGRDDVQLASQVNATSFPTVLVVKEGSIVFMGVGSKRELEELARAPSSISLESLVAPETLIILGCALILATLAVGGGGAKEKGQAEESDIWPYSSHIHSLHTGLRGDYA
- a CDS encoding metallophosphoesterase family protein codes for the protein MAKLRMLAVSDVHGKEDIVDQFIEWARRDNVSYDVIVAAGDIGNPQRPGSMCRILSKVSKSLQKPVYYVKGNWDVERECGAQQVFDLDATGPVYFGDIALVGHGRRVEPFKLERQTRVVVLVTHYPPFSILDRGKVIDSYHHSPHAGVVEINYLIDHYRPRVHIFGHSHSFGGLEVEHNGTVYVNVARLDRLLKTGEPIGNYAYIDVSGNGDVRVEWRFINGVWKKCSGCGRVVHIPEKWALCRKCAHKADLKFARVSGVPYRALLSFRDASTGALVERREVKIPFYTLKDNLTLEDFLDIIVTRVFKDVFSSGGSKILEVPKDRVIEFYGSRRNEALTPFSEYLFSCNDAAGSHRLCLIMKIFSVDKKAHVFWEITSGEADSMKISAEYVLFKEGALNLDSQLVKKLVSSGFKAISYTLEAV
- a CDS encoding alpha-amylase/4-alpha-glucanotransferase domain-containing protein, with product MKSSFIFVLHFHQPVGQKHSIMHRVQSNSYEMLLEVLETFRDLPLTLHFSGPLLMHWRKLYPDFLERLRKALESSRFEVLGGTYSESILALLPWEDRVEQLKRGKALVIETLGVEPQGAWLAERVWDPTLPPAIREAGYQYVILDDEVGYRSGLWKDDTHVALLTEYAGQKVGVFFIDTKIRYILPWRPHAEVLDYIRSFQDSGGSRYVLWGSDAEKFGEWWPRDQAEPWLRLFLTYLMQDNSIQTLTPSMYLKRHGYSGLAYLGPWSYDKMMEWSGGYFPNFLRKYRESNNMHKKMLYVKEKLSKLKAPQEAWESYYLAQCNDAYWHGLFGGTYIPSLRQAVFEHLIRAERIAEERGAYFVGSWYRVKELDLDYDGKDELILETPHSNLYLKPDDGGTLFELDIKADGKEHNLINTMTRYAEPYLQGVQGANPDWYRRVSFREHIWRRDTKLSDWISNTPFVDVSDLALRRYIVEYVGEGKVVLSAVGRDWSVKSQPARIHVTKVYEADNEGRALRVSYYWRNLEKRFIDPRISIELSIMPRLSYAEDKVPVYTVDDVSRRSMGERFESPWSRTIRVQSDGAPEIVIESSKHAEVWIAPIESTSRTERGLKSEIQGLGIVFNHAVALNPGESFETQVVLRWL
- a CDS encoding glycosyltransferase, coding for MALNVWMLTFEATPFVKVGGLAEVPTNLCASLAGKGVSPVIVLPAHSPSIDPASETAELNAHGKIYVFEKTAHGNVSFIKVHGGFLDDPRVYADDILEGKIIDFTTAFSLLLAEKERLGLAEPDIIHFHDWHSVLPLLKAKEQRGTRAKPALIYHVHLLVRKKLDKALFEKVGLRLDWPHTVYLNGRYTELPLREVYERTNGVAERIGLAEADKLVTVSKSFLEEDLRSALGEDVLGRGTFVYNGTDWSYESLYREVLSLHGEKLRELYGSSPSRLELRRYLLLHALGNLPTGEPKLQDDRLRNYIAERVAPPLRDDLGVEAFRFDGPLLITTGRLSRQKGFDVLAEAVELLLQDLGEARVIFLVLPVWGGESYVDLLVSLSREYPGNVRVIFGVAPSIYKLAHLSADVFAAPSRWEPFGIMAVEAMAAGCPVVASRVGGLKETVTDIRKFGIKGTGLHVEPGDPYELADSLRDMLAFMEASNQGQLEKYLGKIGDRRLADLLENYIDAGEIIRKNAIDRVESYFTWEKSAEKLLAVYKEVLR